One segment of Anastrepha obliqua isolate idAnaObli1 chromosome 3, idAnaObli1_1.0, whole genome shotgun sequence DNA contains the following:
- the LOC129243040 gene encoding basic-leucine zipper transcription factor A, translating to MRSVVKFARLLLLPWLLFIASNSTANIVAANGTPVSRPQQQEVLFAPQQQQQQQIQQEWYLQQLRLQQYQQQQQLQQPQLNPTLPAIPLSAPTAAVPAAQLLPEPAKAATEDFTTSTLPNGVGFSNETLDYTENTSSEDDEKQPSEIQKAVCTVTAGEVRASAEAVTTKKLKGVCGSAELKLAFSDLEAKLYKELQDIKTLLQYIAKQQGINVPQKLTPMIFTTTPPATLHPQMQTNTPSTTYAATRTPTKKPPTPPSQQYKPLLSVKPTTASKPKFQPIIEPRGNAVDTSAEVSYEYEESSAGVEAEESLPKKAPQLKSFHSKSQMPSSSNELLQEVRKFNNTMLSDREMKVFTYYWKLENFTGRIESGSSSMVESPIFSIKGKPLYLKAYFQHLHRDFLYLQLVAASKKSSNRNNIIIDMGGLFKEISNEKVSYKHKISVLNQHNQRSKDLISQEFHNLDTGFLIPNSALLSSPFIKNDSLLIQIFLYL from the exons ATGAGAAGTGTTGTAAAATTTGcccgtttattattattaccatGGCTATTATTTATAGCCAGCAATTCGACCGCCAACATTGTCGCGGCAAACGGAACGCCAGTTAGTCGACCGCAGCAGCAGGAAGTGTTGTTTGcaccacaacagcaacaacaacaacaaatacagcaAGAGTGGTATCTTCAACAACTGCGACTCCAGCaatatcagcaacaacaacaattacaacaacctCAACTTAATCCAACATTACCCGCCATTCCGCTATCAGCACCCACAGCTGCTGTCCCCGCCGCTCAGCTGTTACCTGAGCCGGCAAAAGCAGCTACAGAGGATTTTACAACATCAACGCTGCCAAATGGAGTAG GTTTTTCTAACGAAACCCTGGACTATACAGAAAACACTTCGAGTGAAGATGATGAGAAGCAGCCCAGTGAAATTCAGAAAGCTGTCTGTACGGTGACCGCCGGTGAGGTACGCGCAAGCGCTGAAGCTGTCACTACGAAGAAGCTTAAAGGGGTATGTGGATCAG CTGAGTTAAAGTTAGCCTTTAGTGATTTGGAAGCTAAACTCTACAAAGAATTGCAAGACATAAAAACCCTTTTGCAATACATAGCGAAGCAGCAAGGCATAAATGTACCACAAAAGTTGACTCCGATGATTTTCACCACAACGCCGCCCGCAACGCTACATCCGCAAATGCAGACTAATACACCGTCAACCACATACGCCGCGACACGAACACCAACAAAAAAACCACCAACACCTCCATCACAGCAATACAAACCTTTGCTTAGCGTCAAACCCACAACAGCATCCAAACCGAAATTCCAACCGATTATTGAACCCAGAGGAAATGCAGTGGACACATCAGCTGAAGTCAGTTATGAATACGAGGAATCTTCGGCGGGTGTGGAAGCCGAAGAGTCGTTGCCCAAAAAGGCGCCACAACTTAAGTCATTTCACTCAAAGAGTCAAATGCCGTCATCGTCCAATGAACTGTTACAAGAAGTGAGGAAATTCAATAATACTATGCTGAGTGATCGAGAGATGAAGGTATTCACTTACTATTGGAAATTGGAGAATTTCACCGGCCGTATTGAGAGTGGTAGCAGCTCGATGGTGGAGAGtccaatattttcaataaaag GGAAACCTTTGTACTTGAAAGCATATTTTCAACATTTGCATCGAGACTTTCTGTATCTACAATTGGTGGCAGCTAGCAAAAAAAGTAGCAACCGAAATAATATCATCATCGATATGGGCGgattatttaaagaaatttccaATGAGAAAGTCAGCTATAAGCATAAAATATCTGTACTGAATCag CACAATCAGCGCTCGAAGGATTTAATATCACAAGAATTTCACAATCTCGATACGGGCTTTCTTATACCAAACAGTGCATTGCTCAGCAGTCCATTCATCAAAAACGATTCAttgttaatacaaatttttctttatttataa